The Staphylococcus saprophyticus subsp. saprophyticus ATCC 15305 = NCTC 7292 genome contains the following window.
GCTTGAATGTATTCGTGAAAGAAGTGAGAAAAATGGAAATGCGATACCTTACCGAAAGAGATGTAAAACAGTACCGAGCCATTCGATTAAAATCGTTACAGACGGATCCAAAGGGATTTGTATCAACATATGAACGTGAAAAATCATTGCCGGAAGATGAATTTAAAGCACGGCTTAAATTAAATGATACGCATTTTACGATAGGCACGTTTGATAGTGGGGAGCTTATTTGTATCGCTACATTTTATAGTGAGAGAATGGAAAAGGTAAAACATAAAGGTAACTTAGTGACTGTCTATTGTGATCCCCGATATAGAGGTCAAGGTATTACAGCTCAAATGATACAACATATCATTAACGATGTTAGTGTGGTTGGTGTTGTGAAAATCATTGGCTTATGTGTATTATCTGAGAATACACAAGCCATTCGTTTGTATGAAAAATTAGGGTTTAAGCGTTATGGTAGGGAACCTAAATCAATCTTTGATGGTCATAGGTATTATGATGAAGACTTAATGTATCTTGAAGTGTAGTTGTTATAAATAACACGTATTCAACTCATGGGTGCACATAAAAAAACCAGGGCGAGTCACCA
Protein-coding sequences here:
- a CDS encoding GNAT family N-acetyltransferase produces the protein MRYLTERDVKQYRAIRLKSLQTDPKGFVSTYEREKSLPEDEFKARLKLNDTHFTIGTFDSGELICIATFYSERMEKVKHKGNLVTVYCDPRYRGQGITAQMIQHIINDVSVVGVVKIIGLCVLSENTQAIRLYEKLGFKRYGREPKSIFDGHRYYDEDLMYLEV